GCGATGGAAGAATCAGTAATACGTGTTGAGGTAAACCCGCGAAAGATGTATAGAAACCATCGAGATGGAGGATCTCAAATTGCTCCGTGAATCGATAACTCAATTTCGTAACCCAACTGTCAACTGTATTTGCATAAAGTCCGCATAAAATGTCAATTAATTCAGCGAATCCACTGGTTTTAGCTTTTGAACAATTAGAAATTCCGGATTGTTCTTAACAGAGAAGAGAATCGAAAGTCGAACTAatcgaaaatataattcaaagaGAAAATCTCGAACCTTTGTAATTGAACATTGTTGAAAGAATAATTATGAGAATTCAACTTACATTAATCTGGGTAACCGGGTCAAGGCTGAATAAAGACGTAGTTGAAGCCCTTGAAAGTACAAGATGGAGAGTCTGGGTTTTGATgtcatttttgaattcattcaTCGTTGATCAATTATCAGTATTATCGTATTATATTCGAATAGCAACGCCGTATGCGCATAACTGTCGATAAACAAAGCCTTTGCAGTTACCATCAAtaccaatcttcagtcaactcCATCAAAGTTTTGTGTCGGTCTTCTAACCGGTAAGTTAGAGAATTTTACTCTGATTTGGAGGTCTGCTATTTGACATTCACGTGTTTATTGGCTATAGCCTGAATTTGctatgttattttttcaacaacgtgGATACACGAATGACAAACGTTTGCGGGCAAAGAAGATAAACCTACTTGTTGAACGAAAACTTTCGCTCGTTTGAGACAGTTTAAACAATTATTACAATGGACCACGAAGAGGAATTTTTaagcaattttttcaccctagTATCACAGCTATGTTTTGACAAGGCTAAGGAGTCAGTGGTAAAATAGTAATCTTGATATTTCAGAAACTGGCTGTTAAGTAATACTAAGTTCACTGTAACAACTCTGATCAAATTATCTAGTCATCTTTTATTCAGCATATGTTTCCCTAATCGACTTTTATGACTCTACCACATGTAATCCCtcaggagaaagaaaaggaatcaTGTCGATCTATGCAGATGGGTGCGTGGGGTATGCTGCTTGCAGATTTGCCACAAATTGCTGTTGCGGAGAGATCATATGCAGACTTAGGCTTCTTTCACACAAAGAATAAAGGCTTTTTGAGAAAAGACGTAAGTTGATCTACGATACAATATtttgataatataaataaGCACTAAATATGACGACCTCCGATAGAATTCTCTTCGTGCAATATATGAATCATCCAGAACAGATCTTCGGAGGCTAGAAGAAAGTACACGAGGAACTTACGCAATCGAAGCAACTGTCGCAGAGGTCTCTGGTCAACTATGCCAGTTTGTTACTGCGAGAATACAACTCATAGATTTGTAAGAGCAAAAAACTTCTTTTGTTCCTATTAACTAGCCCATCGTATACTTACGAGTGTGATATTTCCATGCATAGCTACGAGAAGATGTACAGTATGGGGATAAACAGCAAAGCGATAAAATATCAAGAACTCTTGCAAGTCATGACTGGAATTGTGGACATCCATTCATTGTCCTGTTCCCATTTGTCACTAATCGCCATCAAGACTGCCTTAACGTATGCCAAATTATCTAGCTTCATTTTATcaatgtatttctttttttaagtCAAAAGTATTTATTCGCATTCCTTGCACATGAAAACGTTGGTGAACCTTGACAACTTTATCATTAGTCTAGAATGTGAAATACTGCTTGAGCTATTAAACGCCCAAATCGAGGTTCAGAATTGGAGGTTCTTACCATCCCTGATGGCTTTGTATGGTGCCCAAACTCGAATGTCTGCGTGGGAAAGAACTCTGCAGAGTAAAGAGGTGGGATTT
This region of Athalia rosae chromosome 7, iyAthRosa1.1, whole genome shotgun sequence genomic DNA includes:
- the LOC125501793 gene encoding KICSTOR subunit 2-like, whose product is MDHEEEFLSNFFTLVSQLCFDKAKESVEKEKESCRSMQMGAWGMLLADLPQIAVAERSYADLGFFHTKNKGFLRKDNSLRAIYESSRTDLRRLEESTRGTYAIEATVAEVSGQLCQFVTARIQLIDFYEKMYSMGINSKAIKYQELLQVMTGIVDIHSLSCSHLSLIAIKTALTLECEILLELLNAQIEVQNWRFLPSLMALYGAQTRMSAWERTLQSKERIQFGSFFLFS